The following are encoded together in the Paraburkholderia sp. BL10I2N1 genome:
- the infA gene encoding translation initiation factor IF-1 — translation MAKEELLELDGIVDEVLPDSRYRVTLDNGVVVGAYASGRMRKNHIRILAGDRVTLELSVYDLTKGRINFRHKDERSGGGGGAARSSQFRRR, via the coding sequence ATGGCAAAAGAAGAACTGCTTGAACTGGACGGTATCGTCGACGAAGTACTTCCGGATAGCCGTTACCGCGTGACGCTCGACAATGGCGTCGTGGTAGGCGCATACGCGTCCGGCCGCATGCGCAAGAATCACATCCGTATCCTCGCGGGCGACCGCGTGACGCTCGAACTGTCGGTCTATGACCTGACGAAGGGCCGTATCAATTTCCGCCACAAGGACGAGCGCAGTGGTGGTGGCGGCGGCGCAGCCCGCAGCTCGCAATTCCGTCGGCGCTGA
- a CDS encoding FAD-binding oxidoreductase: MDFDVIVLGAGIVGVSSALHLQDRGRRVALVDRRGPGEETSFGNAGLIERSSIVPYGFPRRLGTLLRYARNQSTDLYWDYKAIPSYASWLARFWWHSSPQRLAAAARDMLPLIRQSVTEHDALIARAGLGALVHDGGWIEAFRTQTEFDTEAAAAEVSARENGLRMTPLDSTTLRVREPGIAESFCGALHWQDPKSVATPGELTKGYARLFEAGGGTLFTGDATTVRAEGDAWTVQTTAGRISAKEVVVALGPWSDTVFAPLGYRIPLRAKRGYHMHYQPERQILSVPVVDTEKGYVIAPMQGRLRLTTGVEIAKRGAPPTGIQLERAERFAKPVFGLGARIDPAPWLGMRPCTPDMRPVIGRATRHRGLWFAFGHNHHGLTLGPVTGRLLAEMMTGATPFTDVRPYRPERFE; encoded by the coding sequence ATGGATTTCGACGTGATCGTACTGGGGGCCGGCATCGTCGGCGTATCGTCGGCGCTGCATCTGCAAGACCGCGGGCGGCGCGTCGCGCTCGTCGACCGGCGCGGCCCCGGGGAGGAAACCAGTTTCGGCAATGCCGGGTTGATCGAGCGCTCGTCGATCGTGCCGTATGGCTTTCCGCGCCGTCTCGGTACGCTGCTGCGCTATGCGCGCAACCAGTCGACCGATCTCTACTGGGACTATAAGGCCATCCCGTCATATGCATCGTGGCTCGCCCGTTTCTGGTGGCATTCGTCGCCGCAAAGGCTCGCCGCCGCCGCACGGGACATGCTGCCGCTGATCCGGCAAAGCGTAACTGAACACGACGCGCTGATCGCGCGCGCCGGCCTCGGCGCTCTCGTCCACGATGGCGGCTGGATCGAGGCGTTCCGTACCCAGACCGAATTCGACACCGAAGCCGCCGCCGCTGAAGTCTCCGCGCGCGAGAACGGCCTGCGGATGACGCCCCTCGATAGCACGACGCTGCGTGTCCGCGAACCTGGCATCGCCGAAAGCTTTTGCGGCGCGCTGCATTGGCAGGACCCGAAGAGCGTCGCGACCCCGGGTGAACTGACGAAGGGTTACGCGCGCCTCTTCGAGGCGGGCGGCGGCACGCTGTTCACCGGCGATGCGACTACCGTGCGCGCTGAAGGCGACGCCTGGACCGTGCAGACCACGGCAGGCCGGATCAGCGCGAAGGAAGTTGTCGTCGCGCTCGGGCCGTGGTCGGACACGGTCTTCGCGCCCCTTGGCTACCGCATCCCGCTGCGGGCGAAACGTGGCTATCACATGCATTACCAGCCCGAGCGCCAGATTCTGTCGGTACCGGTCGTCGATACCGAGAAGGGATATGTGATCGCGCCGATGCAGGGGCGTCTACGGCTCACTACGGGCGTCGAAATCGCGAAGCGCGGCGCGCCGCCGACGGGCATCCAGCTCGAACGGGCGGAACGTTTCGCAAAGCCGGTCTTCGGCCTGGGGGCGCGCATCGACCCGGCGCCATGGCTCGGCATGCGGCCGTGTACGCCGGACATGCGGCCTGTGATCGGCCGCGCGACGCGGCATCGCGGGCTGTGGTTCGCCTTCGGCCACAATCATCACGGCCTCACGCTTGGCCCCGTCACGGGACGCCTGCTGGCAGAAATGATGACGGGCGCCACGCCCTTCACCGATGTGCGGCCGTACCGTCCAGAACGGTTCGAGTAA
- a CDS encoding GntR family transcriptional regulator, giving the protein MASRTRSTSTTAASPSGDAADVSTSVEARIYASITSALLQGRLRPGAQLVERDLAAAFGCTRGALRKVLARLGFEGKLVLEANRGAFVPSPSEEDIRQVYRARQIVEAGIVASLCGELSAQQKRRLNAHVRCEEKAQRDGRVDDAVRLAGQFHVLLTELAGGTELLGLVSQLVAKTELYKALYDPSKGSTCAGDEHAQIIEALDGGNLEAALGVMRAHLDELEERVVQQVRLHSGDDLSAVFSQ; this is encoded by the coding sequence ATGGCCTCACGCACCCGCTCGACTTCAACCACCGCTGCGTCGCCATCAGGCGATGCCGCCGACGTGTCCACTTCTGTCGAAGCGCGCATTTACGCGTCGATCACTTCGGCGTTGTTGCAGGGCAGATTGCGGCCCGGAGCGCAGCTCGTGGAGCGCGATCTGGCGGCCGCGTTCGGTTGCACGCGCGGGGCGTTGCGCAAGGTGCTCGCCCGGCTGGGGTTCGAAGGCAAGCTGGTGCTGGAAGCGAATCGCGGCGCATTTGTACCGTCGCCTTCCGAAGAGGACATCCGGCAGGTGTATCGCGCACGACAGATCGTTGAGGCGGGGATCGTCGCATCGCTATGCGGCGAGCTGTCGGCGCAGCAGAAACGCCGTCTCAACGCGCATGTGCGCTGTGAAGAAAAAGCGCAGCGCGATGGACGTGTCGATGATGCGGTGCGTCTTGCGGGACAGTTTCACGTACTGCTCACAGAACTCGCGGGCGGCACGGAGCTGCTAGGTCTCGTGTCGCAGCTCGTCGCGAAGACTGAACTGTACAAGGCGCTCTACGACCCGTCGAAGGGTTCGACCTGTGCCGGGGATGAACACGCGCAGATCATCGAAGCGCTCGATGGCGGCAACCTCGAAGCGGCGCTTGGCGTCATGCGTGCGCACCTTGACGAACTGGAGGAACGTGTCGTGCAGCAGGTCCGTCTGCATTCCGGCGACGATCTCAGCGCCGTCTTCAGCCAATGA
- a CDS encoding ABC transporter substrate-binding protein gives MNLKPSLCIALAFASIAGVAHAESNGTLRFGVEAAYPPFESKSPSGQLQGFDIDVGNAVCKKLNVKCVWVENAFDGLIPALQARKFDVINSAMNITDKRKQSIDFTPAVYVVPIVMVAKRDSKLLPDVKSLQGKRVGVLQGSSQEDFLKAHWANAGVSVVSYQDQDQVYSDLIAGRLDAAVQEAQTVQDGFLGKPEARDYAILGEPLHDPATLGEGTGLGLRKGDQALKTKVVAALDSLKKDGTLSSLSQKYFKRDIIAK, from the coding sequence ATGAACCTGAAGCCTTCCCTTTGCATCGCCCTCGCGTTCGCAAGCATCGCCGGCGTCGCCCACGCCGAATCCAACGGCACGCTGCGTTTCGGCGTTGAAGCCGCCTATCCCCCGTTCGAGAGCAAGAGCCCGTCGGGTCAACTGCAAGGCTTCGACATCGATGTCGGCAATGCCGTCTGCAAGAAGTTGAATGTGAAGTGCGTGTGGGTCGAAAACGCGTTCGACGGCCTGATCCCGGCGTTGCAGGCACGCAAGTTCGACGTGATCAATTCAGCGATGAACATCACCGACAAGCGCAAGCAGAGCATCGATTTCACGCCAGCGGTCTATGTCGTGCCGATCGTGATGGTGGCAAAGCGCGATTCGAAACTGCTGCCGGACGTGAAGAGCCTGCAGGGCAAGCGTGTGGGTGTGCTGCAAGGGTCGTCGCAGGAAGATTTTCTGAAGGCGCATTGGGCGAATGCGGGTGTTTCGGTGGTCTCGTATCAGGATCAGGACCAGGTTTATTCCGACCTCATCGCCGGCCGCCTCGACGCCGCGGTGCAGGAAGCGCAGACGGTGCAGGACGGCTTCCTCGGCAAGCCCGAAGCGCGTGACTACGCGATCCTCGGCGAGCCGCTGCACGATCCGGCGACGCTCGGCGAAGGCACCGGTCTCGGTCTGCGCAAGGGCGACCAGGCGTTGAAGACGAAGGTCGTCGCCGCGCTCGACTCGCTGAAGAAGGACGGCACGCTGAGCTCGCTGTCGCAGAAGTATTTCAAGCGCGACATCATTGCGAAGTAG